In Rutidosis leptorrhynchoides isolate AG116_Rl617_1_P2 chromosome 2, CSIRO_AGI_Rlap_v1, whole genome shotgun sequence, one genomic interval encodes:
- the LOC139887676 gene encoding uncharacterized protein, whose amino-acid sequence MRAGDLSENKVKKWGVDHQHLVDDLNQWYEELKQTHTEFISSGRLGYDDRTKLFNISACPDSNEWIILTYNQHRLMLACARDNRQIEPSVPESQISALISQLGSLSNIQSQLSNMQTQMNTIHAKLLLEVLLLAFRRKINRAPGFRYHHKCDKLQIIILCFADDLFIFSHANVASVMVIREALDEFKRCSGLVPSLPKSTAFFCNVQASMKNSILAILPFEEGRLPVRYLGVPLVSSRLVYRDCKILVERVKNKVGNWMNKYLSFAGRLQLINSVLTAMQIYWCSVFILPDMIVKDIEKLLRGFLWCQGPMKKGKAKVKWDDVCMPMEEGGLGIKRLKTWNIALMASHAWHILTLKPSIWVRWSYEYKLTSHHFWSVGLKAGASWSWRKILLIRPLIRNYICCQVGDGSFGSAWHDSWSNLGILSNIISHNDIIRAGWNDKTVIRDIVNDDGVVWPRGWGRKYPTLPSINVPSLSNFPDKYGWKDPQGLVHEFSVAKAWDSLRPRGNQVPWYSVVWYSHCIPRHAFLLWLVLGEKLKTQDKLKPWDVRDGSDLLCPLCKICPDSHTHLFFKCKYSAVVWSKLQRMLQFDVVSDDWQVIVAKLTPMAVRNMAHVLVAKLCFAGAVYAIWQERNTRIFKHVCRTEQQVFEATVSNTRLKLLTVRFKNSSNVALSFAATISYCGLYILRTLFLLILKMVWSRLLFLYVYLSTFA is encoded by the exons ATGAGGGCGGGGGATCTCTCTGAGAACAAAGTAAAGAAGTGGGGAGTTGATCATCAACACTTGGTTGATGACCTTAATCAATGGTATGAGGAGTTGAAACAGACACACACTGAATTCATTAGCAGTGGTAGATTAGGGTACGATGATCGAACTAAGTTAttcaacatctctgcctgtcccgaTTCGAACGAGTGGATTATCCTTACGTACAATCAGCATCGGTTGATGCTTGCTTGTGCAAGGGATAACCGTCAGATAGAGCCGTCTGTACCTGAAAGTCAAATCAGTGCATTGATATCACAGCTTGGATCTTTGAGTAATATACAGTCACAGTTGAGCAATATGCAGACCCAGATGAACACCATACATGCCAA GTTACTCCTTGAGGTGTTGCTTCTTGCATTCAG AAGAAAGATTAATCGTGCTCCGGGATTTCGTTATCACCATAAATGTGACAAATTGCAGATTATTATCCTTTGTTTTGCAGATGACTTGTTTATTTTTTCCCATGCAAATGTGGCATCGGTCATGGTTATTCGTGAGGCTTTGGATGAGTTCAAGAGATGCTCCGGGTTAGTTCCAAGCCTTCCTAAAAGCACGGCCTTCTTTTGTAATGTTCAGGCTAGTATGAAGAATTCAATTCTTGCTATTCTTCCGTTTGAGGAAGGCCGTCTCCCAGTAAGGTATCTTGGGGTGCCCCTTGTTTCATCCCGGCTAGTGTATCGTGATTGTAAGATTTTGGTTGAGCGAGTTAAAAATAAGGTTGGTAATTGGATGAATAAATATTTATCGTTTGCGGGAAGGTTGCAATTGATTAATTCGGTTCTTACGGCAATGCAAATTTATTGGTGTTCCGTCTTTATTCTCCCCGATATGATTGTTAAGGATATTGAGAAATTACTTCGGGGTTTCTTATGGTGTCAAGGCCCGATGAAAAAAGGGAAAGCCAAAGTCAAATGGGACGATGTTTGCATGCCAATGGAGGAGGGTGGGTTGGGAATCAAGAGACTGAAAACTTGGAATATAGCGTTGATGGCATCTCATGCGTGGCATATCTTGACTCTTAAACCGTCGATTTGGGTAAGGTGGTCTTACGAATATAAGCTTACGTCTCATCATTTTTGGAGTGTCGGTTTGAAGGCGGGTGCTTCATGGAGCTGGCGTAAAATTCTTTTAATTCGTCCTTTGATCCGGAACTATATCTGTTGTCAAGTAGGGGATGGTTCTTTTGGGTCTGCTTGGCATGATTCATGGAGTAATCTCGGTATTCTTTCTAATATTATTTCACATAATGATATCATTCGTGCAGGTTGGAACGATAAAACAGTTATTCGGGATATAGTCAATGATGATGGTGTGGTGTGGCCACGCGGTTGGGGGCGTAAATATCCCACTCTTCCATCTATTAATGTGCCAAGTTTATCTAACTTTCCCGATAAATATGGTTGGAAAGACCCACAAGGTTTGGTTCATGAGTTCTCTGTTGCTAAAGCTTGGGATTCATTGCGTCCGCGAGGTAATCAAGTGCCATGGTATTCGGTTGTTTGGTATTCGCATTGTATTCCTAGACACGCATTCTTGTTGTGGCTTGTTTTGGGTGAGAAATTGAAAACTCAAGATAAGCTTAAGCCGTGGGATGTGCGGGATGGTAGTGATCTTTTATGTCCGTTATGTAAGATTTGTCCGGATTCGCACACTCATTTGTTTTTCAAGTGTAAGTATTCTGCAGTTGTTTGGAGCAAGTTGCAGCGCATGCTGCAGTTTGATGTTGTAAGTGACGATTGGCAGGTCATCGTTGCCAAGCTTACGCCAATGGCTGTTCGGAATATGGCTCATGTGTTGGTGGCTAAATTGTGTTTCGCTGGTGCAGTTTATGCTATTTGGCAAGAACGAAATACTCGTATTTTTAAACATGTGTGTCGCACGGAACAACAAGTTTTCGAGGCTACCGTTTCCAATACGCGGTTGAAGTTACTCACTGTTCGCTTCAAAAACTCTTCTAATGTGGCTC TTTCGTTTGCAGCCACCATTTCCTACTGTGGATTGTATATTCTGCGTACTCTATTCCTCTTGATCCTCAAG ATGGTTTGGTCAAGActgttatttttatatgtttaTTTATCTACATTTGCTTAA